In Malassezia vespertilionis chromosome 7, complete sequence, the following proteins share a genomic window:
- a CDS encoding uncharacterized protein (COG:U; EggNog:ENOG503NXI4), giving the protein MPESDAPQALAGVHSIAAMLNHPRHLQHPIDPSAGRFGAIGNASQLVPLPEGDANVMDAYIHAYEAKYSRFVHEQAMQSEKRQGNAGAHVPRRLPPLSTVPQVFFSSEFDLSNQYTFDLVTERYKQSTALAEDPDAPGAEAAQYSVVLNQMLQEKLSYYSDTIEQHLVVEIGAQSSSFFDALETLQSLGKETFACLGEMETLDQQVACVAAQVEDAVRAATLSKQRRDWEERVALLERVRQLAERRDLLLLLVQHGELEDAIAVLEELRVSLLAPDMQSIEALRAISPQLDEVRSSIATTLQEEHASLTESAILAEDALKHFCLSAATDPKASATSALDESHAMPAVPTKPIGAVLGLLARIHAVDAAFEHAKELAGARFNRTVAALLTLNAEHAWAAALPDADAARDMHPVLVQLRDAEWPAYKVSIATLLRALLLAAQWNEAQYEAQRSTGVALDSSALALLAASSQTAWARAQRIATFALAPRAPRLAALTLEQYMPYFMLLWRFIQLVDARVQRSVVGLKSAVLAQTKAFLVQQHKARVERAVKAVEDEIWSPIPIPHDIALLVQRMHDAAAADPDVYCCALQLYDESVLPAEPTEPTERTILVHGHAFHMVRATTTVLRLLQDYARAVVNLPMFAAETLGWCVEFLKQFNSRTCQVVLGAGAMRSAGLKNITARHLALASQSLSFMLTMIVPLRKLIQRHLPPAQSVLLTDFDKLQRDFREHQHEIHAKLVSIMGDRIQAHSRALQALQWNAPLQDVAPSRPAQDLARETGTLHRVMTQFLEPSVVNAIVGKVFHDIDMSIAAVITRVDMGTGDALRRITTDTEHIAQKLRDLDDVAWKGQYIADAVKNKPPPRPVATPRTSTEKSETPLAYLPRFGIGKRLPATSSPRLNPIESFEQPRPSVDGRGAKEGEKEEDARRGSVQEAVPKEGVQEATRGTAKETAQETVHEAVQETAKETAKETAKDSVQETVQDSAKVAVQEPVQETAKETAKDSAKETVQEPVQEPVQETAKDSAKDSAKDSAKDSAQEIAEDSAKETAKETAKDSVRDSAKEAAQEPAKETVHEAVQETAKETAKETAKETAKETAKDSVQETVQDFAKEAVQEPVQETAKDSAQEIVEDSAKETAKETAKDSVQDSAKETAKDSAKDSAKDSAKDSAKDSAKDSAKDPVQDSAKEAVQETVQETPKETAQDSAQDSAQDSSTEIAKDSAQDTANDPIKDSAPITVQTLSLAASKDTDAKRTSGLTSELHPSQIPLTHTTNTNPQEMLHTQRTAAPEPAHQAMQPATQAPETSSKCASTNEPTVPLEHPNVLGKDALVTSPPALPRTPAKSQHVPPINTRHASDAGSSPETPKTPGKRVSLQQRLAEAARRRGTRTVSQPTTSPVKEDEAMGAENVQAPDPVDAATDKESISAPKVTTLEETAEAPTVGKTAEASTFDAPANL; this is encoded by the coding sequence ATGCCAgagagcgacgcgccgcaagcgcttgccggCGTGCACAGCATTGCGGCGATGTTGAACCATCCGCGACACCTGCAGCACCCAATCGACCCCAGCGCTGGGCGCTTCGGCGCGATCGGCAACGCTTCACAGCTGGTGCCGCTACCTGAAGGCGACGCCAACGTGATGGATGCCTATATCCATGCATACGAAGCCAAGTACAGCCGATTTGTGCATGAGCAGGCGATGCAGTCGGAAAAGAGGCAGGGGAACGCGGGCGCgcatgtgccgcgccgcctgccGCCGCTGAGCACCGTTCCCCAGGTCTTTTTCAGCTCCGAATTCGATCTGAGCAACCAGTATACATTCGACCTCGTCACCGAGCGGTACAAACAGAGCACAGCACTCGCTGAGGACCCTGATGCTCCGGGAGCGGAGGCTGCGCAGTACAGTGTTGTGCTAAACCAGATGCTGCAAGAGAAGCTGAGCTACTACTCGGATACGATCGAACAGCATCTCGTCGTCGagatcggcgcgcagagctCGTCCTTCTTTGACGcgctcgagacgctgcagagTCTCGGAAAAGAGACGTTTGCATGCCTTGGCGAGATGGAGACGCTCGATCAACAGgttgcgtgcgtcgcggcgcaagtcgaagatgcagtgcgcgccgctACCCTctccaagcagcgccgcgactgGGAGGAGCGTGTGGCGCTCCTTGAGCGTGTGCgccagctcgccgagcgccgcgatctACTTCTGCtccttgtgcagcacggcgagctggaGGACGCGATCGCGGTGCTGGAAGAATTGCGCGTGTCTCTCTTGGCGCCAGACATGCAATCGATcgaagcactgcgcgccatcTCGCCGCAGCTCGACGAGGTTCGCTCGAGCATTGCGACGACCTTGCAAGAGGAGCATGCGTCGCTCACAGAGAGCGCGATCCTTGCcgaggatgcgctcaaGCACTTTTGTCTCAGCGCGGCGACCGACCCAaaagcgagcgcgacgagcgcattgGACGAATCGCACGCCATGCCTGCCGTGCCTACAAAGCCAAttggcgctgtgcttgggcttttggcgcgcatccaCGCCGTAGATGCTGCATTTGAGCACGCCAAGGAACtggcaggcgcgcgcttcaATCGCActgtcgctgcgctccttACGCTCAATGCAGAGCATGCttgggccgcggcgcttcccGATGCAGACGCCGCACGAGACATGCATCCCGTGCTCGTGCAACTCCGCGATGCGGAATGGCCCGCGTACAAAGTGTCGATTGCTACGCTGTTGCGTGCGCTATTGCTTGCCGCACAATGGAACGAGGCACAGTACGAGGCACAGCGCTCTACGGGCGTTGCGCTTGATTCCAGCGCTCTAGCGCTTCTCGCGGCCTCTTCGCAGACtgcttgggcgcgcgcacagcgcatcgcaacGTTTGCATtagcgccgcgcgctccgcgGCTTGCCGCACTGACACTCGAACAGTACATGCCCTACTTTATGCTTCTTTGGCGCTTTATCCAGCTCGTTGATGCacgtgtgcagcgctctGTGGTGGGCCTGAAAAGtgccgtgcttgcacagACCAAAGCGTTCCTTGTACAGCAACACAAGGCGCGTGTGGAGCGAGCAGTGAAGGCCGTAGAAGATGAGATTTGGTCGCCGATACCCATTCCTCACGACATTGCGttgcttgtgcagcgcatgcacgaTGCTGCAGCCGCCGATCCAGACGTGTattgctgcgcgctgcagctgtaCGACGAATCGGTATTGCCTGCGGAGCCCACAGAACCCACCGAACGCACAATCCTTGTGCATGGCCACGCATTTCACATGGTGCGTGCGACGACGACGGTgctgcgtcttttgcaagactatgcacgcgccgtggtGAACTTGCCCATGTTTGCCGCCGAGACGCTGGGATGGTGTGTCGAGTTCTTGAAGCAGTTCAACTCACGCACTTGCCAGgttgtgcttggcgcaggTGCCATGCGCTCTGCTGGCCTGAAGAATATcacggcgcggcaccttgcgcttgcgtcgcagtCGCTTTCGTTTATGCTAACTATGATAGTGCCACTGCGGAAACTCATCCAGCGCCACCTTCCACCGGCACAGTCGGTGCTGCTGACCGACTTTGACAAGCTCCAGCGCGATTTCCGCGAGCATCAGCATGAGATCCATGCGAAATTGGTGTCGATTATGGGCGATCGCATTCAggcgcattcgcgcgcgctgcaagcgctgcagtggaatgcgccgctgcaagacgtggcgccgagccgcccagcgcaggACTTGGCACGGGAGACAGGCACGCTGCATCGCGTCATGACCCAGTTCCTCGAGCCGAGTGTGGTGAATGCGATCGTCGGCAAAGTATTCCACGATATTGATATGAGTATTGCCGCTGTGATTACGCGTGTGGATATGGGGACTGgtgatgcgctgcggcggaTCACAACTGATACGGAGCATATCGCACAGAAACTGCGAGACTTGGACGATGTTGCGTGGAAAGGACAGTATATTGCAGATGCCGTGAAGAATAaaccgccgccgcggccggTAGCGACGCCGCGTACGTCGACAGAGAAAAGCGAGACGCCACTGGCGTATCTGCCGAGGTTTGGCATTGGAAAGCGGCTTCCTGCGACTTCATCGCCGCGTTTGAATCCGATTGAGTCATTTGAGCAGCCTCGGCCAAGCGTCGATGGAAGGGGTGCGAAGGAGGGAGAGAAAGAAGAGGATGCTCGGAGAGGGAGTGTCCAGGAGGCTGTCCCGAAAGAGGGTGTCCAGGAGGCAACTCGTGGCACTGCCAAGGAGACTGCTCAGGAGACTGTCCATGAGGCTGTTCAAGAGACTGCAAAGGAGACTGCCAAAGAGACTGCCAAGGACTCTGTTCAGGAGACTGTTCAGGACTCTGCCAAGGTGGCTGTTCAAGAGCCTGTTCAGGAGACTGCCAAGGAGACTGCCAAGGACTCTGCCAAGGAGACTGTTCAAGAGCCTGTCCAGGAACCTGTCCAGGAGACTGCCAAGGACTCTGCTAAGGACTCTGCTAAGGACTCTGCTAAGGACTCTGCTCAGGAGATCGCCGAGGACTCTGCCAAGGAGACTGCAAAGGAGACTGCAAAGGACTCTGTTCGGGACTCTGCCAAGGAGGCTGCTCAAGAGCCTGCCAAGGAGACTGTCCATGAGGCTGTTCAAGAGACTGCAAAGGAGACTGCAAAGGAGACTGCAAAGGAGACTGCCAAAGAGACTGCCAAGGACTCTGTTCAGGAGACTGTTCAGGACTTTGCCAAGGAGGCTGTTCAAGAGCCTGTCCAGGAGACTGCCAAGGACTCTGCTCAGGAGATCGTCGAGGACTCTGCCAAGGAGACTGCAAAGGAGACTGCAAAGGACTCTGTTCAGGACTCTGCCAAGGAGACTGCCAAGGACTCTGCCAAGGACTCTGCCAAGGACTCTGCCAAGGACTCTGCCAAGGACTCTGCCAAGGACTCTGCCAAGGACCCTGTTCAGGACTCTGCCAAGGAAGCTGTTCAAGAGACTGTCCAGGAGACTCCCAAAGAGACTGCTCAGGACTCTGCTCAGGACTCTGCTCAGGACTCTTCCACAGAGATTGCCAAGGACTCGGCTCAGGACACTGCTAATGATCCCATTAAGGACTCTGCCCCAATCACTGTCCAAACGCTGAGCTTAGCTGCCTCCAAAGACACCgatgcaaagcgcaccTCAGGCCTTACATCCGAGCTGCATCCAAGTCAAATACCGCTTACCCACACTACGAATACAAACCCACAAGAAATGTTGCACACAcagcgcactgcagcgccggaACCTGCACACCAAGCAATGCAGCCTgcaacgcaagcgccggaAACGTCCTCCAAGTGTGCAAGCACAAACGAGCCCACTGTGCCACTCGAGCACCCCAACGTCTTGGGAAAAGATGCGCTTGTAACAAGCCCGCCTGCTTTGCCCCGCACGCCTGCGAAATCACAGCACGTTCCCCCCATTAATACAAGGCATGCCTCCGATGCTGGTTCCTCGCCCGAGACGCCCAAGACCCCGGGAAAACGTGTTTCGCTCCAGCAGCGTTTGGCAGAAGCAGCAAGAAGACGCGGCACACGTACGGTGTCGCAGCCCACAACGAGTCCCGTGAAGGAGGATGAAGCGATGGGAGCCGAGAACGTGCAGGCACCCGACCCAGTGGATGCAGCGACAGACAAGGAGTCTATTTCTGCGCCCAAAGTGACGACGTTGGAAGAGACTGCCGAGGCGCCGACTGTAGGAAAAACGGCCGAGGCATCGACTTTTGACGCGCCAGCCAACCTGTAA
- the sif3 gene encoding Sad1-interacting factor 3 (TransMembrane:1 (o671-692i); EggNog:ENOG503NUYI; COG:I): MAQRQGSSGANRTPAAPGAQRSKAPLPGMSDTASMLRSRRATGVPGPGYSDEMDEFEVETPGDAALHELPSGIIMPGIKSTRVIPGQAQGDGVEKRTPKTLKATSGARPRAAPPKLPSKGASASVAGPLRVAGPSKPLVPQLKGTPARAPRYSLPVRTEKQVRTSKVSGRHVVLPMESQLAPLPSTPADEEEEDDEDEEDEEVADKERLREAHAPAPEFAQMAAPPRSQKRRGPVYYSFERMPPHAREYTILPRLTSYAISASIHVPTLLGFLRREHGIRPRLYEGCAYAMYFKPLLPGFGRATVRSSREPSGAPGDESRHERQIQRHEESGYVGSYFDQADDQQNFDTDGYIQGGRVQERAESAQEPPRDAPHAPAIDESRVDSLLTEMMAEEAQRRASHGETLETSHADLAGARDMLRQEEANEELGIQDANTDAKPRRKVLRINEASHTHETRVNEQAPKSIREALQYGEMVVLTYGVVVLFNFTQAEEESLLADIRASGAVLNSHREYDRELFHYCYDPNVPAPRIYNDFFTFRAPNHLLKISLALAIAQSTKLSEFEESMQRTLELTSHIPRELAQTGELRVSRRGALRMSGHLFKLRVDVNLTSDVLDTPDLFWNEASLQALYDAIREYLEIDQRAETLNERLAVANDLLEIIHEHLNNNAMSKITWIIIALIVAACIVALGEISARLLVAAKYNRGVSVGPSTSSELL; encoded by the coding sequence ATGGCACAGCGACAGGGATCGAGCGGTGCGAACCGCacgccggcggcgcccGGCGCCCAGCGGTCCAAGGCGCCACTGCCGGGGATGAGTGATACGGCATCGATGCTGCGGTCCAGGCGTGCGACGGGCGTGCCGGGCCCTGGCTACTCCGACGAAATGGACGAGTTTGAAGTCGAGACGCCtggcgacgcggcgctgcacgagctGCCGTCGGGAATCATTATGCCCGGGATTAAGAGCACGCGTGTGATTCCAGGACAGGCACAAGGAGATGGTGTGGAgaagcgcacgcccaaGACGCTCAAGGCtacgagcggcgcgaggccgcgcgcggcgccgccaaaaCTGCCGTCGAAGggcgcaagtgcaagcGTGGCGGGCCCACTGCGCGTTGCAGGGCCGAGCAAGCCACTGGTGCCGCAGCTGAAAGGGACGCccgctcgcgcaccgcgctACTCGCTGCCTGTCCGCACAGAAAAGCAGGTGCGCACGAGCAAAGTCAGTGGCCGGCACGTTGTGCTCCCGATGGAGAGCCAGCTCGCTCCTCTTCCCAGCACCCCAgccgacgaggaagaggaagatgATGAGGATGAGGAGGATGAGGAGGTAGCAGATAAGGAgcggctgcgcgaggcacacgcgcccgcgccggaatttgcgcaaatggcggcgccgccccGGAGCCAGAAGCGCCGAGGGCCGGTGTACTACTCATtcgagcgcatgccgccgcatgcgcgcgagtaTACGATTTTGCCGCGGCTTACCTCCTACGCCATTTCAGCGTCAATCCATGTCCCGACACTGCTTGGGTTCCTCCGCAGAGAACACGGGATCCGGCCGCGTTTGTATGAAGGGTGTGCGTACGCCATGTACTTTAAGCCATTGCTCCCTGGGTTTGGGCGCGCAacggtgcgcagctcgcgcgagccgagcggcgcgcccggAGACGAGAGCAGGCATGAGCGCCAGATCCAGCGCCACGAGGAGAGTGGCTATGTTGGCAGCTACTTTGACCAGGCCGACGACCAGCAGAATTTCGACACGGATGGCTATATACAGGGCGGGCGTGTGCAGGAGCGTGCGGAAAGCGCGCAGgagccgccgcgcgatgcgccgcacgcgccggCGATTGACGAAAGCCGCGTCGATTCCCTGCTCACCGAGATGATGGCCGAGGAGGCGCAGAGGCGCGCATCCCACGGTGAGACGCTCGAGACGTCGCATGCGGATCTTGCGGGTGCGCGCGATATGCTGCGCCAAGAAGAAGCGAACGAGGAGCTGGGTATTCAAGACGCGAACACAGACGccaagccgcggcgcaaagtgctgcgcatcaACGAAGCCTCGCACACGCACGAAACGCGGGTGAATGAGCAGGCTCCGAAATCAAtccgcgaggcgctgcagtacGGCGAGATGGTTGTCCTTACGTACGGCGTCGTGGTCCTGTTCAACTTTACGCAAGCCGAAGAGGAGTCGTTGTTGGCCGATATCCGTGCGTCTGGTGCGGTGCTCAACTCACACCGCGAGTACGACCGCGAGTTATTCCACTACTGCTACGACCCTAACGtccctgcgccgcgaatCTACAACGACTTTTTCACgttccgcgcgccgaacCACCTGCTCAAAATTTCGCTCGCGCTGGCAATTGCACAGTCGACCAAGCTCTCCGAGTTTGAGGAAAGCATGCAGCGTACGCTCGAGCTTACCAGTCATATACCACGCGAGCTTGCACAGACGGGTGAGCTGCGTGTGAGCAGACGTggcgcattgcgcatgTCTGGCCACCTGTTCAAGCTGCGTGTGGATGTGAATTTGACGAGCGACGTGCTCGATACGCCAGACCTGTTCTGGAACGAGGCGAGCTTGCAGGCACTCTACGATGCCATCCGCGAGTACCTCGAGATTGACCAGCGCGCTGAAACGCTGAACGAAAGGCTCGCCGTTGCCAACGACCTGCTCGAGATTATTCACGAGCACTTGAACAACAATGCCATGAGCAAAATTACGTGGATCATAATTGCACTGATCGTTGCTGCATGCATTGTCGCACTGGGCGAgatcagcgcgcgcttgttgGTAGCAGCCAAGTACAACAGGGGGGTATCTGTGGGGCCCAGCACGTCTAGTGAACTGCTATAG
- a CDS encoding uncharacterized protein (BUSCO:EOG092603SM; COG:D; COG:Z; EggNog:ENOG503NV04), whose translation MLSVPSLLDCWHVRDLPRFRRVLKGGPLERNADKAQLPASHSHSHSHGSGHSTVQGPCAPAEVNRRDYFGRTVLHLLASSDDIAAHDYLEQLLTHPSVNLNLQDKESGWTALHRALYAGNLRVAIRLLQRPDVDTSLRDHEGFAPFDLYNLTVRGTHPSAEDATDGMDLFVWGANRNYTLGLGRHDDNTLPERVKLRRPETQAQSVQDLDKCMDYLARGDAQPVPGARFTRPRVHDIVMSKWHSVVVTNERRANVYVCGIGTQARTGRMPQTLPAYEPLRDFQERALCAAVGQDHTMLVTSNGALYTFGSNRMGQLGYVLEEGLGTVASSTGTARSSSAPTKVQSGMSISVSGTELDLQVTPRRVLGNLKRETVLGCAASRLHSVAFTSDAVYTWGTNTGQLGYDRSAAPVQILPRKVATISQPVRQVVATEFATACLLTSGDVAVLHGDAHFRISFPVARLSMDTSLFRPRQTQPKPTIAKLTSSGTTFAALSDVGDLFTFTLEHPADLRGATTKAMAPKPQLVWSVRRKFSAVRDVAIGPDGMLLLCTASGHAYLRTQRNDSIKSKSTLARASKFQSVPFLQRIVRVVVNDTGSFAALQAPSQLREIPMRGRPFETELLRLLPHMNSTRSDCNASDASSDARSSISNSSDAHHSRLSSASDSDSDDDAMEGNMLRRYATQAQTLVSNAVKLRPKLQYPCIQLPDTFAHAGCDALLVVETGKYYVPAHKLMLAARIPSLRTAIWNKAALADPLLGVAVSFDQNGLCVIQRPDLSLISAMFFLQYIYTDDVPPVWTANLGMLIGSVSRALGVTTAPVLPELRMLSSSLHLDALYRALLSGVFRTPEPTMQSALQHVFDRVAVHPKGALNTDDPSLDTVLQLADRDVACHSFFLRRSPMLHSLYEWHRSRGDTGTVYINLEHQPWRVVRIGLVFLYSQGDLAIFHGTDQAVGPDQFIDLVLDVLQLADELLLDQLQSLCLILLRQRVKATNVGALLYDSAKYNAVAFSEACMDYAARNLETLLESGYLNELDGLNMAKLEDYIQRKQDQLLSRTLAKDHLLALTLKHQAFVDALDIPPPSLHLVCLKVAKWAKSPVLAAADSKSPQICASQGDESLLFAMDDVDEARPSHEEEKQHAENWQTVTQRIQPKVRSPAVLPVSADKQPRHWNLDAQTPNSPLAPHQLLHPRKPSALPSSLPSVTTETQEALATMQLSARVSQKERKKQRHAPEPSLQQSLPVAPGKVAWNTSSPKQASGSWKAPTAGFPNARSPASPSALSFAQIQAQQHAALEQEASQQAPKSFAQIIHEEQHARERHLQEQQEAEAFERWFDQESRRVQQESLRGRRGKNAGARGGRGRGRGQRSVPARIDDDKCI comes from the coding sequence ATGCTGTCAGTCCCGAGTCTTCTGGACTGCTGGCATGTCCGAgacttgccgcgcttccgGCGCGTCCTGAAAGGAGGCCCTCTTGAACGCAATGCCGATAAAGCACAGTTGCCCGCATCGCACTCGCACTCGCACTCGCACGGAAGCGGCCACAGCACCGTTCAAGGCCCGTGTGCACCTGCCGAAGTAAACCGCCGCGATTATTTCGGACGCACAGTCCTGCATCTACTTGCCTCGAGCGACGatatcgccgcgcacgactACCTCGAGCAACTGCTCACACATCCCTCAGTAAATCTTAATTTGCAGGACAAGGAGAGCGGCTGGACCGCATTGCACCGCGCACTGTATGCGGGCAATCTGCGCGTCGCAATCCGCCTCTTACAGCGGCCAGATGTGGATACCTCTCTGCGCGATCACGAGGGATTCGCGCCCTTTGATCTGTACAATCTCACCGTGCGAGGAACGCATCCCAGTGCAGAAGACGCCACCGATGGCATGGATTTGTTTGTGTGGGGAGCGAATCGGAACTATACGCTTGGCCTCGGGCGCCACGACGACAATACCTTGCCGGAACGTGTAAAATTACGGCGCCCAGAAACCCAAGCCCAATCCGTCCAGGATCTGGACAAGTGCATGGATTACCTGGCGCGTGGCGATGCTCAGCCTGTGCCGGGTGCACGGTTTACCCGCCCGCGAGTGCACGATATAGTCATGTCAAAGTGGCACAGCGTCGTCGTCACCaacgagcgccgcgcaaatgTATACGTATGCGGCATCGGCACACAGGCACGTACGGGCCGCATGCCTCAGACATTGCCCGCCTACGAGCCTTTGCGCGACTTTCAAGAGCGTgctttgtgcgccgcagtggGCCAGGACCATACTATGTTGGTGACATCGAACGGCGCCCTTTATACGTTTGGGTCTAACAGGATGGGCCAGCTTGGCTACGTGCTTGAGGAAGGTCTCGGCACAGTAGCTTCGTCCACAGGCACCGCccgctccagcagcgctcCGACTAAGGTCCAGTCTGGGATGAGCATCAGCGTGAGCGGCACGGAACTCGATTTGCAAgtcacgccgcgccgagtccTTGGCAACTTGAAGCGTGAAACTGTGCTTGGgtgtgcggcaagcaggCTGCACTCTGTTGCCTTCACGTCCGACGCCGTGTATACATGGGGCACCAATACCGGACAGCTCGGCTACgatcgcagcgccgcgcccgtcCAAATTCTTCCTCGCAAGGTCGCGACCATTAGCCAACctgtgcgccaagtcgTCGCGACAGAGTTTGCAACCGCGTGCCTGCTTACCAGCGGCGACGTTGCTGTCCTCCACGGCGACGCACACTTTCGCATCTCTTTTCCCGTCGCGCGTCTTTCCATGGACACATCGCTCTTTCGCCctcggcaaacgcagcCGAAACCCACCATTGCCAAGCTCACAAGCTCGGGCACGACATTTGCAGCGCTCTCCGACGTGGGCGACCTGTTCACTTTCACGCTGGAGCATCCCGCcgatttgcgcggcgccactACGAAAGCCATGGCGCCCAAGCCGCAGCTCGTATGGTCCGTGCGCAGAAAATTCTCCGCGGTCCGGGACGTGGCGATTGGGCCAGATGGAATGTTGCTGTTGTGCACTGCGTCAGGGCATGCATATTTGCGGACGCAGCGGAACGACAGCATAAAGAGCAAGTCGACGTTAGCTCGTGCGTCCAAGTTCCAGTCTGTGCCGTTTTTGCAAAGGATTGTGCGTGTGGTGGTCAACGATACGGGCAGCTTTGCTGCATTGCAAGCGCCGTCTCAACTCCGCGAAATTCCCATGCGCGGCCGCCCATTCGAGACAGAGCTCTTGCGTTTGCTTCCACACATGAacagcacgcgcagcgattgCAATGCGAGCGATGCCAGCtccgacgcgcgcagttCCATCTCAAACAGCTCCGATGCGCACCATTCGCGCCTTTCCTCTGCCTCTGACTCTGACAGCGATGACGATGCCATGGAAGGCAATATGCTCCGGCGCTATGCAACCCAGGCACAGACACTCGTATCCAATGCGGTCAAATTGCGCCCGAAACTGCAGTACCCATGCATCCAGCTCCCCGACACTTTTGCACACGCGGGCTGCGACGCTTTGCTTGTCGTCGAAACGGGAAAGTACTACGTCCCTGCGCATAAACTCATGCTTGCTGCACGGATTCCATCACTGCGCACCGCGATATGGAACAaagccgcgcttgccgacCCCCTCCTCGGCGTCGCTGTTTCCTTTGATCAGAACGGGCTTTGTGTGATCCAGCGGCCGGACCTCTCCTTGATCTCCGCCATGTTCTTCTTGCAGTATATCTACACAGACGATGTGCCGCCGGTGTGGACTGCCAATCTCGGCATGCTGATTGGCTCTGTGAgccgcgccttgggcgTCACGACGGCGCCTGTCCTCCCCGAATTACGCATGCTCTCCAGCTCTTTGCACCTTGACGCGCTGTACCGCGCACTGCTTTCCGGTGTTTTTCGCACGCCCGAACCGAcgatgcaaagcgcgtTGCAGCATGTATTTgaccgcgtcgctgtgcaTCCCAAAGGCGCGCTTAACACTGACGATCCCTCGCTGGACACTGTCCTCCAGCTAGCCGATCGCGACGTCGCCTGCCACTCGTTTTTTCTTCGCCGCTCGCCCATGCTCCACTCGCTCTACGAGTGGCACAGATCGCGGGGAGATACCGGCACGGTATACATCAATCTCGAGCACCAGCCGTGGCGCGTGGTTCGGATTGGCCTTGTATTTTTGTACTCCCAAGGCGACCTCGCCATTTTCCACGGCACGGACCAAGCTGTGGGGCCCGACCAGTTTATCGATCTAGTCCTGGACGTactgcagcttgccgacgAACTCTTGCTCGACCAGCTGCAGTCTCTGTGTCTCATACTGCTCCGCCAGCGCGTCAAGGCGACCAATGTCGGTGCACTCCTTTACGACTCGGCGAAGTACAATGCCGTGGCATTCAGCGAGGCGTGCATGGATTATGCAGCACGCAATCTCGAGACGCTGCTCGAGTCGGGCTACTTGAACGAGCTCGACGGGCTCAATATGGCCAAGCTGGAAGACTACATCCAGCGGAAACAAGACCAATTATTGAGCCGCACGCTTGCAAAAGACCATCTCTTGGCACTCACGCTCAAGCACCAAGCATTTGTGGACGCATTAGACATTCCCCCGCCGTCGCTGCACCTTGTATGCCTCAAAGTCGCGAAATGGGCCAAGTCGCCCGTCCTCGCTGCGGCGGACAGCAAAAGTCCACAGATCTGCGCGAGCCAAGGAGACGAGAGTCTCTTGTTTGCCATGGAcgacgtcgacgaggcgcgtcCTTCGCACGAGGAGGAAAAGCAACACGCGGAAAACTGGCAAACTGTCACCCAGCGCATTCAGCCCAAGGTGCGCTCGCCGGCTGTGCTGCCCGTGTCTGCCGACAAACAGCCGCGCCATTGGAATCTGGATGCACAGACGCCCAActcgccgcttgcgccgcaccaaCTGTTGCATCCGCGCAAGCCGAGCGCGTTGCCATCGtctttgccgagcgtcACTACAGAGAcgcaagaggcgctcgcgacgatgcaactttccgcgcgcgtctcgcaGAAAGAGCGCAAGAAACAGCGCCACGCACCCGAGCCGAGTCTCCAGCAATCTTTGCCTGTAGCTCCGGGCAAAGTCGCATGGAATACGTCGTCGCCCAAGCAGGCATCTGGCTCGTGGAAAGCGCCTACGGCGGGATTTCCCAACGCACGATCGCCTGCTTCGCCCTCGGCGCTTTCCTTTGCACAGAtccaggcgcagcagcatgcggCACTCGAACAGGAAGCGTCGCAGCAAGCACCCAAGAGTTTTGCGCAAATTATCCACGAAGAACAGCATGCGCGGGAGCGGCACCTGCAAGAACAGCAGGAGGCTGAGGCGTTTGAGCGCTGGTTTGACCAAGAATCGCGTCGTGTCCAGCAGGAATCCCTGCGTGGACGGCGCGGAAAGAATGCTGGGGCTAGGGGGGGTCGAGGACGTGGGCGGGGACAGCGATCGGTGCCTGCGCGTATTGACGATGATAAGTGTATATAG